A section of the Malaclemys terrapin pileata isolate rMalTer1 chromosome 15, rMalTer1.hap1, whole genome shotgun sequence genome encodes:
- the SCN4B gene encoding sodium channel subunit beta-4 isoform X1, with amino-acid sequence MAADGSSARLCRSWPAAALLGLQLFSMAVTLEVSVGKNHLVMALNGSEVQLPCIFTTCIGFKNLDFTWYYNSTDLIYHGTIQNKASEPTMLYADSRVRFIGTTTGKENNISISMFVDFDDAGKYTCHVRNPKEMNAEHNATIILKVVQELVPVDNTLTRIIVGTVGGLVGLLVLILVIKKIILLILKKSQEKKKECLVSSSGIDNTENGLAGSKAKQKAPPKA; translated from the exons ATGGCGGCGGACGGGAGCAGCGCCCGGCTCTGCCGGAGCTGGCCGGCGGCGGCTCTGCTGG GTTTACAGCTCTTCTCCATGGCTGTCACCTTGGAGGTCTCAGTGGGGAAAAACCACCTTGTGATGGCTCTGAACGGCTCAGAAGTGCAGCTGCCCTGCATCTTCACCACTTGCATAGGATTCAAGAACCTTGACTTCACTTGGTATTACAACAGCACTGACCTG ATATATCACGGGACGATACAGAACAAAGCATCCGAGCCAACGATGCTATACGCAGACTCTCGGGTTCGGTTCATTGGCACAACCACCGGGAAGGAAAACAACATCTCCATCTCCATGTTTGTGGACTTCGATGACGCTGGGAAGTACACCTGCCATGTCAGGAACCCAAAGGAAATGAATGCTGAACACAATGCCACCATCATCCTCAAGGTGGTCCAGGAGC TGGTACCAGTGGACAACACGCTGACGCGCATCATCGTGGGAACCGTGGGCGGGCTCGTCGGCCTCCTCGTCCTCATCCTTGTCATCAAGAAAATCATCCTACTCATCCTCAAAAAGTCTCAGGAGAAGAA GAAGGAGTGCCTCGTGAGCTCCTCAGGGATCGACAACACTGAGAATGGTCTGGCGGGCTCCAAGGCGAAACAGAAAGCTCCACCAAAGGCATGA
- the SCN4B gene encoding sodium channel subunit beta-4 isoform X2 yields the protein MAVTLEVSVGKNHLVMALNGSEVQLPCIFTTCIGFKNLDFTWYYNSTDLIYHGTIQNKASEPTMLYADSRVRFIGTTTGKENNISISMFVDFDDAGKYTCHVRNPKEMNAEHNATIILKVVQELVPVDNTLTRIIVGTVGGLVGLLVLILVIKKIILLILKKSQEKKKECLVSSSGIDNTENGLAGSKAKQKAPPKA from the exons ATGGCTGTCACCTTGGAGGTCTCAGTGGGGAAAAACCACCTTGTGATGGCTCTGAACGGCTCAGAAGTGCAGCTGCCCTGCATCTTCACCACTTGCATAGGATTCAAGAACCTTGACTTCACTTGGTATTACAACAGCACTGACCTG ATATATCACGGGACGATACAGAACAAAGCATCCGAGCCAACGATGCTATACGCAGACTCTCGGGTTCGGTTCATTGGCACAACCACCGGGAAGGAAAACAACATCTCCATCTCCATGTTTGTGGACTTCGATGACGCTGGGAAGTACACCTGCCATGTCAGGAACCCAAAGGAAATGAATGCTGAACACAATGCCACCATCATCCTCAAGGTGGTCCAGGAGC TGGTACCAGTGGACAACACGCTGACGCGCATCATCGTGGGAACCGTGGGCGGGCTCGTCGGCCTCCTCGTCCTCATCCTTGTCATCAAGAAAATCATCCTACTCATCCTCAAAAAGTCTCAGGAGAAGAA GAAGGAGTGCCTCGTGAGCTCCTCAGGGATCGACAACACTGAGAATGGTCTGGCGGGCTCCAAGGCGAAACAGAAAGCTCCACCAAAGGCATGA